Proteins encoded together in one Diabrotica undecimpunctata isolate CICGRU chromosome 3, icDiaUnde3, whole genome shotgun sequence window:
- the LOC140435472 gene encoding fatty acid-binding protein, liver-like: protein MVLSGKYSVIGEENFVESLKDYGVPEELIKGSGQFSVEFKQDGNKYTITELAQNTTRVASFTIGEEFEEDFFGRKIKSIAKLDGDVLVITNGDHSRTFNFTSNGLEIVHKSPKGSSKLIFKKD from the exons ATGGTTCTCTCTGGAAAATACAGCGTAATTGGGGAAGAAAACTTCGTTGAATCTCTTAAAGACTATG GTGTACCAGAAGAATTAATCAAAGGCAGCGGCCAGTTCTCTGTTGAATTCAAACAAGACGGTAACAAATATACAATTACTGAATTAGCCCAAAACACTACCAGAGTTGCATCATTTACTATTGGAGAGGAatttgaagaagatttttttggTCGCAAAATTAAG AGCATCGCAAAACTTGATGGAGATGTCCTTGTAATCACCAATGGAGACCATTCTAGGACTTTCAACTTCACTAGCAATGGTTTGGAAATT gtCCATAAATCACCTAAAGGCTCATCAAAACTCATTTTCAAGAAAGACTAG